CTGCTGCGGACGAGCGCGAAGGCGCCCGAGGCCAGCGCGGAGGCGTTGCTGGTCCCGGCGGTGTGCACGATCTTTCCCTCCCTGCCCACCACCGGAATCCCGCTTCCCGGGGCGGCGACGACGACGTAGGGCTGACGCTGGGTCTGTTCCCAGGGACGTCCACGGTTGTCGATGGCGCCCACTCCGACGACGCCGGGGCATGAGGCCGGGTACTCGGGCACGTTGTGGCTGTCGCCGGTGTTGCCCGCCGCGGCGACGACGACGACGTCCTTCTGCGCGGCGTAGATGATGGCCTGTTGCACGGCGGGCGGGCACTCCCGGTTTCCGGGTGAGGCCGCCAGCGAGATGTTGATGACCTTGGCCCCGCGGTCGGCGGCGAAGCGTAGGCCGCGCACGAACGTCGGGTCGCCCAGGCCTCGTTCGATGATGGGAAGGATCTTGGCGCGGGGTGCGATGCCGAAGAGGCCGGTGCCGCGCCCCTGAGCCGTGATGAGGCCGGCCATGGCGGTTCCGTGCCCGTATCCGGTGTCGTCGACGTCCCTGCGGCCGTCGGTGCGGGTGCCGTTGAGGTCGAGGCCTTTCAGGACCGTGCCCCGTAGGTCGGGTAGCCGCGCGTTGGCGCCGCTGTCGATGACGGCGACGGTGACCCCGGCCCCTTGGGTCAGTGGCCATACCTTCGACTGGATGGCCCAGGAGTCGAACCACCACTGTAGGCGCGGGTTCGGGCGGGGGGCTGCGGGTACCGCGGGTGCCGCGGCGGCCGCCGTCGGCGCGACCGCCATGATGATCGCCGATGCGGCGGCGGCCAGTCGTCTCCGATGTCGCAACGCTTCACTCCTGGGCGGATGGCGGGGGCGGGAGGTCGTCTCGCGCCCCCTCCCGGTTCGGGCGGCGCCCGCGCTGCGTCCGGTGATGACCGCCGGGCCGGAGCGGTGGCGGCGGGGTTGGGCCCGGGCCGGGCGGGGGAGACGGGGCGCGGGTTCTGCGCAGCCGGGCCGTGACCGTGAGGACAGCGCCCGCGGCGGTGATCGCGGCGGCAGCGGCCGCCGGCCACCACGCGCTGGTGTCCTTGCGGGGTGCGGCCTCCGCCGGCGAAGGTGCGGCTGGGGGCGCCGGGTTCGGTGTGGCCACCGCGCGGTCGAGGCGTTCGTAGACCGGGTTGGGGGAGTTCGCTCGAGGGAGTCGGCGTAGGGCGCGCCGTAGGCTCATGACCCCGAAGCCCGAGGTGTCGTCGCGGCCCGGAGGCCCGATGTCCACGGCGGTGTTGGTCACCAGTCGGACGACGTCCCGCGCCGACATCGCCGGGTACCTGCTGCGGATCAGAGCGAATCCGCCGGAGGCGAGCGCGGCGGCCTGGCTGGTGCCCTCGCCGCGCGGCCAGACGCGGCCGTCCTTGCCGAGCGCCGCGATGTCGACTCCGGGTGCTGCGATCGTGACGTAACCCTGGCGCTGGGTGTTCTTCCACGGGGAGGCGCGATTGTCGGCCGCGCCGACGCCCACGACACCCGGACATGACGCCGGGTACTCGGCGAAGTTCGCTGTGACACCCGTGTTGCCGGCCGAGGCGACGACGATGACGTCCTTGTGCGCCGCATAGGCGATGGCCTGCTGCAGTCGCGGGGGGCATTCCCGGTGCAGCACGGAGGACCCTTTGGAGATGTTGATGACCTTGGCGCCGCGGTCCACGGCGTAACGGACCGCCGGGCCGATCCTGGACTCCCCGAGGTCGGAGATGATCGGCAGGATCCTCGCCTCGGGAGCGATCCCCACGAATCCCGTGCCTGTGCCCTGCGAGGCGATGAGACTGGCCATCGCCGTCCCATGCCCGAGGCTCTCCTCATGGGCGTCTTTGCGCGCGTCGTTAACGGAGCCGGTGAAATCCTTGCCCGGAACGACGACGTTGCGCAGGTCGGGAAGGCCGGCGTTGACTCCGGTGTCGATGACGGCCACCGTGACGCCCCGACCTTTCGTCAGCGGCCACACCAACCGCTCGATCGCCCACGAGTCGAACCACCACTGCAGCCTGACATCCGGTTCGGGCGCGGCAACGGCGGCGGCTGAGGGGAGCTGGACCAGGCTCATGCAGAGCACGGCGGCGACCAGGCCCCAAGGACGCCGCGGCGCCGGGGACGGACTCGGGCGGACGAACAGCGGTTCTTTCAACGATCACGCCGTCGTCGGTCCGATGCGGACGTCACGGCACAGGTCAGCAGGTGTCGTCCGTTCACCCGCATGCATGCCCCGCTCGGGGTTCGGTGGCCTCTGCCTTGCATGGCCTTCTCCTCGTCGTCGCCCTCGGCCCGGTCGCGGTCAGGAGACTAGAGAGGTCGAGTCACCGACGAGTTGCCGCGCACTCACCGGCGCGTCACCGCGTTCCGGCAATGTTGATCAATTGCTGTTCGAATCGTCGGCGAGGCTGCCGCAGCGTCGAACCTTTGGCCGTATCCAGTCGGGGGACACCGCCCACTTTGCCCTTTAGGCCGATCGCGCGGTGGGGCACAACGATCTGCGAGGATGCCGGAAAGCTTGTTCCGTCGTCACCGGCGGAAGGCGGCCAGACACCGTCCAGGGGACGTGAGGGGCGGAATGGTCACTCGCGCACCGCTCCCGGAGCGTCGGGAGCGGTTCGGTGTGTACATCCATCGCTTGGGGTGTACCGACAACAACTGGAAATGGTTGCGGTTCAATCGGTGTCCTGGCAGGTCGAGCCCGGCCGGCCGCCGCCGGGGGCGCCGTCGCAGTGCGCGGCTCAGGGCGATGTGTGACCCTGGTCGTGGTCGATCGATCGCGCAGGACGCTCATCGGGGTGGAGCTGTTCCTCCGGAGGATAGGCGTCGGTGGCGTCGCCGGTGGGGTCGGCCGGCTCCGCGGTGCCGACCGCGGTGCGACCGCTGAAGGATGTGTACGGCAAATGGGGCCCCCGGTCATCTCGTGCGTGTGCACCGTCCGTTATATCGAATGGCCGGCCGCATGGACGCCCGGGCACGGGAGCGGTCCGTGCACATGAGCCCGCTGTGAGCGGCCGCCCCGGAGTCCCCGGCGGTCTGTGCGGCGTCGGCGGCGCCACCGGCTGCGTCGGGCACACGTAGCGGCCGGCGCGGGTGTGCGGTGCCTCCTTCTCCGGCGGCCGACGCGCCCGCGTCGTCCTCGCCAGAGCCCTGCTCACCGACCGCGGCCGCTGGTCCTCGACGAGGTGATCGCTCCTGTGGACACGGTCGGACGCCCTATTCGCCGGCCTCCTCGTCGGACACGAAGCCACCACCACGTTCGTCATCGCTCACCGTCCGGCCCTCATCCGCCGCGCCGACCACATCGCCGTGTTGGAGTACGGCCGCGTGGTCGAGGAGGGGACGTGGGCGGCCCTCACCGCCACTTCGGGCTCCGCTCACCCGCCTCCTGGCGCCCGTCCGAGGCGCCGTGTGACAGGGCTTCCGGCGGGTGGCTCCGTTCGCTTGTGGCCTCGGGAGGTTCAGGGGAGCGTTTTCGCGGCCTTGGCGTGGGCTTGGGCCGCGATGTGTTGGAGGGTCCGGAGCATGTCGCCCTGGGGGCCGGGTTCCTGGTTGGGGATGCGGATCTCGATGAGGTGTCCGCGGAGTCCGATGGCCTGGACCCAGTGCCAGACGAAGCCCTTGTCGTCGATGAGACGGTAGGCCCAGGTGTGTTCACCGATCGGTGAGACGGGCAGCGGCTCGATGCGCCCGGCCGGCCCTGCGGTCTGGGTGAGCCGCCCGCATTCGGCGGGGATCCGTTCGTCGGCCAGGATGCCCATGACCTGGGCCGGGCCGGTGATGATCGATTGGCTGAACGTCAGCGATCCTCGCGGCTGTGGTGCGGCGGCTCCGTGTGGGGTGATGTGGTCCGGGCCGATCTCCGAACCTGGCGTCTGGTACATGCTGGCGGCCAGTTGCGCACCGGTGGTGGCGGCGAAGCGGCTGACGAGGGTGAACCACATCCCCGAGGTCCAGGTGGAGCAGGCGGCGGGGGCGATGAAAGGGCTGCTGATCTGACGAACGGCCAGGTACATGGAACGGGTGTCACGCAGCGGGAACCGCACGGCCCCCGGCGTGATGGCCTGCACGGGCGGCGCGACCGAGGGACCGGGGTCGAACCGGGTGAGCAGCGCGCCCTGAAGGCGAGGGTCGGCCCGTCCCGTGCCGGGATTGGGGATCTTCGCGTCGTCTTCTGGCATGCGCAACATGAGCGACTCGCCCGCCGAGGGCGCGGAGGCGGCGGGCGCGGGCGGTGAAGGGGAGGGGGGCGCAGCCGCCTGTCCGGCTCCGCAGCCGGCCATGGTCACGATCATGATCGAGCCCACCAGGGCGGTCGCGTTGACGGCCCGCATCAGACTCTGCCTCTCCTCGATGACATGCCCGATACACGATTCACCACGGGATGCGGACAGACGCCGACATGGCCGGCTTCGGCCGGTCCGCCCCCACCCCGGCGGAGACGACCACACCGGCATCCTTGGAGCTCCCGAAACGCGCGCGAAGGGCCGTGGCCGCCGGCCTCGGCGCTGAGCGCGGGAAGGGGATGCGCGACGAGCAGGTCACGGCGGGCTCGGTGTGGCATCGACGGCGACGGAATCATGGCCCTCCAAACAGGGTTCATTGCGGTGTTTGTGGAATGTGCCGACGAGGGAAGTGATCGGCGACGGCTGCGGCGAGTTCGAGGAAGGCGCGGCGTGTCTCGCCGTTGAGGGCGTCGAGGGTGATTTCGGCGCCGTATGCCAGAGACGGGTCGTGGGGAATGCGTACCACGCGACGGCATCGAGGCCGGATGCTGTCGGCGAGGACTTCCGTGTCCATGAGAAGTTCTCCGTCCGGTCGGACTGCTGTGAGCGTCACAACGCTGTGACGGGCCAGTTCGCCGTGTCCCACTGCGTGCAGCCAGTCCAGCGCGCGAAACACCGAACGTGCTCCATCGGCCGCCAGCGATCCGGCGACGACGACTTGATCGGTGCGGGCGAGGATGTCCTCGTAGTCCCGGTGGGCGATGCCTGGTCCGCAGTCGCTGATGACGAGCGGGTAGTACCGGAGGAGGGTGTCCATCAGAAGCGGGTAAGTGTTTTCGCGCTTGCCGCGGGAGTTGTTGATGATGGTGTCGGAGCCGAGGATCTCCAGGCCCGAGTCGGTCTTGGAGGTGTATCCGCGTACATCGGCGAGTCGGTGGATGTGGTCGTGGTGTGCTGCCAGGTCCGCGGCCGTCGAGTGGTTCCGGGAGGCGTCCGGCAGTCGGTCCGCGAGGGTGCCGAAGGCGGGACTCACGTCTACGGCGATGACCGTGTCGTTGCGTACGGCCGCCAAGGTGGCGCCCAAGCCGATGGCGAGGGTGGTCTTGCCCACGCCGCCTTTGACCGACACGATGGCGAGGCGGTGATGACCATCGGTGATCGGGGCCCCGATCCGCTGGGTGAGCAATTGCTCGGCGTCGGCGGCGGGAGTCCTTCGTCGTCCGCGTCGGGTCACGGACAGGCGGTTGCGCCGGCGTTTGGTGGGCCGATGAATCAGTGTGTCGGAGGCGAGGTCGCTGGGCACCGGCCTCGTTCTCATGGCCGGCGGGGGCGTCGTTCCCGGACCTGATGCCTGTGGAGCCGCTGATGTCGGCTTGCGGGCGACGTCCGCCGTTGGGGCGGCTCGCGGCCGAGCCGCGGCTGGAGCCGCGAGCAGCGGCAGACCCGGCGATTGTGGTGGTGGGGGGAGCCGGGCCGGGCGACTGGAGTGGGCAGTCCCGTCCTTGAGGGGAGGAAGGTCGCGGTTGGTGCCCGATGGGGAGGCATCGGAGGGGTTGGTCGTCTGGCCATCGTTGTAGGTGGGCGCCGGCCGTCTCGGCCTATCAGGCATTGTTCATCCCCTCTCTGGGGAGCCGGGCGGTGAGGTGCGCCGTGGACAGGGCTCGGCCGTTTTGTGGGTCAGATCTTCCGATAGTGACCCTGACCTCGGGGTCGCCCGGGCGGGGTGATCCCTGGTTCGACACGCTCACGAGGGCTCGTTGGTGCCGCCTGGGCGCATTCGAGTCCGCATCGTTGGGCGATGGTTGTGGTGCTGCGAACGGGGCGGTGGCCGACGGCGGCAGTGGTCGCGCAATCGGGCCTTGCCCGGCGGGCCCTGGCCGTTCGCCCTCCAGGGGCGAACACCGGCTTCGGTCGCCGTCCTACCAGCCGGCCTGTCTGTCGGGGCTAGGGGAGTCCCGCCGGACGGTTGCAGTGCGGGCCTCACGAGGCCGGTGTGCCGTGGCGAAGCGGTGTGATCTGGTCGACGTCGTACCGGTCGCGCAGTCGTTGCACGGCGTTCGAATCCACCTCCGCGCCATGGGAGAAGATGCGGCTTAGCTCTTCGAAGTAGCTTTCGTGATCGGGTGGTGGATAGCTCAGGAAAAGCACTCGCGTCGGTTCGTCGGTGGGATTGGTGAACGCGTGTGGGCATCCAGGCGGAACGAACATACAGCTTCCCGAACCCGCGCGGGTGACTCGATCCCCCTCGGGAGACGTCCAGCCCCGCCAATCGTCTGGCGTGCGTTCGATGGGCTCGAACGCGCAGAGATCGAGTTGTCCCTCCAAAATGTAGAAGAGTTCTTCTTGGCGTGTATGGACGTGTGCGCCGACATCGAAGCCGGGCGGCACCACGACTTCGAAAACCGAAGCGAAGGTTCCCTGCGATGCGGTGACCTTGAACGTGATTTCCTGTGCCTTGGTGACGAGCCTTCTGCCTTGGCCGGGAGAAACGACCAGCCCGTTCACACGACCTGCTGTCGCGCGACGCGTCCCGGCTCCAGGAATCCCTGTGACCGGGCGGTGGGCCTTGAGGATGGGTCACGCGAGTCCAAGGCCCATCTGCCGGCGGACATCTCAGCGGTGATTCCCGGGCCGAAGCCGGCGATCATGCCGGTGGCGCCGGGCGGTATGGCGTTCTCCTCGAACTGTCTACGCAGCGCCTCGAGCACGACCGCGCTGGCGATGTTCCCGCATTCGGTCAAGGTGGCCCAACTGTGCCGGAACATCGTTCGGTCGACGTTGAGGTACTCGGCCAGATCGTCCAGGATCCGTGGGCCGCCTGCGTGAATGATGTAGAAGTCGAGGTTGCCGGCATCCCACCCGTGGTCGGCGGCCAGCTCACGCAACACGGGGGCGAGTGGTTTCATCGTCCCGGGCACCCGGCGGTCCAACCGGAAGTGGAAGCCGGTGGCGCGTACGGCGTAGGAGATCCAATCCTCGGTCTGCGGAACGAGGTAGGAGGCGTTGCGTTCCAGGCGCACGCCGGTGCCGCCGTGGCCGCGTACGACGGCGGCCGCCACCGCGTCGCCGAACAATCCGCCCGACAACAGCGAACCGATGTCGTCATCTTCCGGTTGGTAGCACAGCGAGCACAGCTCGCACGAGACGATCAGCACGTTGCCGCCGGGGTAGGCCATGCAGAAGTCGTGGGCGCGATTGATCGCGGCGCCGCCCGCCGCGCAACCCAGTTGGGCGATGGGTATCTGGCGGGTGTCGGAGCGGAATCCCATGCTGTTGATCAGCCACGCGGTGAGGGATGGCATGAGGAACCCGGTGCAGGAGACGTAGATGATGACGTCGATGTCCTGGACCGTGAGGTCCGCGTTCGTCAGTGCCTCGGTGATGACCGGCGGGCACCGCTTCTTTGATTCCATCTCATAGAGCCGGTTGCGTTCCTCGAAACCCGGATGTCCGAGTGCTTCTTCGATGGGCTGGACGATATGCCGTTTACGGACCCCCGTTCGTTGAATCAAACGCAGCGCCAGAGGAAGCTGTGGCTTTCCATGGTGGATCTTCTCAGCGAACTCCAGAGTATCCTCCATGGTGACGACATGTTCCGGCACGCTCACCGCCGGTCTGCAGAGAGTTGGCATGGCTTGGCATCCGCCCCTTTCGTTCTCGCGAGCGCGCTGATCGTGTCCGCCCAACAACGACATGAACGAGGGACCGGGCCGGCCCACCGACCCGGTGCAGGGATCTCCCTCAGCCGAACCGACGGCTACAAGGTGCTGTCGATCCTCACGCTTCTCATGCCGCCTCCGAACCGGCCGCGCAGGTATGACGCACTGGGACCGCAACGTAGGAGATGGGCGTCGCCAAGGAATGTCCGCCCGCTCCCACATCGATCCCCGGCGGAGCCGCCGCGCCCGCCTCACCGCTCCCGAAGCCGCGATGACCTGGGAGGCAGCCGAAACACAATGATCATCTTTGCTCTGGAAGCGATGGCCCGGCGGACCTCGGTGTCGTCGCCGCAGGCGGGAACGAAGTGACGCTGACCCGCTGATTCGGTCGCATGCTCGGCACCGCAGCCCGGTGCCGAAACCCGGGTCTCGCGACGCTTGGCGCACACCCTCGCGGCCTGCGCCGATCGCTCCAGTTGGGGACTGGCGCCAGGGCCGGGGCGGCGGGCTGCCGGCCTCGGTCGACGGGCTGCGGTTCGTCGTCCCCGTCCAGACCATCAACGCCGGGCCTCCCCGAAGTACTTCCGCTAAAACGCGGGATCACACTGCTGAACGCCGTCAACGACCAGGTGATGGGCATCGGACAGATGGTGGTGTCCGGCACCCCGCGCGACTCGCTGTTCATCCTGGACACCATCATCAACATCGACGCCGCGCCCAAACCCGATGTCGTCACCACCGACCAGGCGTCATGAGCTCATCGCCTCCGGATCGGTGATGGGCTACCTCCGGGTCAGGGCAGGAGGGAGCCGCTGGATTCGCGGACGCGCAGTTCGGGACGGAGCCGAAGACTCTCGGCGGGTTCCCCGCGCATGAGGGCCGCCAGCAGGTCGACGCTCCTCGCTCCCATCTCGTACAGAGGTGAACTCACGCTGGTGAGCGGGACGGTGAGTTGCGCGGCGATGGGCAGGTCACCGAATCCGACGACCGCGACGTCCCGGCCCGGATACAGGCCGCGCTCCCTGAGCGTCCCCACGGCGCCGAGCGCGGCGAAGTCCCCGACCGCGAAGATTCCGGTCGGGTAGGGCTGGCGTTCGAGGAGGCGCTCGGTGGCCAGGGCGCCGCCCGCCGAGTCGAAGCTGGCGTCCACGATCGCGGCGGAGGGAACCGGGTGTCCACGCTCGGCGAAGTAGTCGGTGAATCCGGCCGTGCGGTCAATGCCGTTGCTGGCGTACGGCAGACCGGCGATCACGCCCACCCTGCGGTGCCCGAGGGCGAAGAGGTGCTCGGCGGCGAGCCGACCCGCGGCGTAGTCGTCGCAGGTCACCGAGGGATGGTCGCCGGCGCGCCGGTTGACCAGGACGAACGGGATGCCGTGAGCGGTGAACTCGTCGACGAACGCGCCGTCCACGTGGGCGTCGCCGAAGATCATCGCGTCCACCCGGCGGCCGAGCAGCATCTCCACGTGCGCCTGACGGGTGGCGGGGTCGTCCCAGGAGTTGGTCACCATGGTGTGGAAGCCGTGCCGCATCGCCGCCCGCTCGATGCCCTCGTAGATCGCCGCCAGCCCGTAGTCGGTCAACCGGGCCATCACCACCCCGAGGAGCCGCGTCCGCTGCCTGCGCAGCCCGATCGCCTGGATGTCGGGCACATAGCCGACCTCACGGGCCACCTGGCGGATCCGTTCGGCCGGACGACGTCCATCGAGACCGGTCAGGACGTCCTCTACGCTCACCGTCCCACAACCGACTCGGTGTAGCCCACTCCTGCACCGGCGGCGCTGCGGCCTGCCCAAGAACCGGTGGCGGGGGCGACACGGTGACCGCGACCAGCGCGGCTGTCCTTACCGATCTTCGCATGTGTCTCCGGGGTCGGCGGAGTGCGAAGGGGTCATTCGGCCGGCTCGCGACACGGACCGTCGATAGATGCCGCGAGTGGCCACGCAGCGGATCCGCCACCTGAGCGGCGCGTGTTATTGCGAGTGCGCCCACGACACCCCCCAGGCCCGCGTTTCCGCTGAGCGAGGGGTCAGACCTTGAGCTGCTGGTGGGCGTCGCCGCGCCATTCGACCAGAAGGACGGTGGCGTCGTCCTGGAGGCGGTCGCCGTGGTGGTCGAGGACGCTATGGATCAGCCGGCGCAGAGTCTCCGGGACCGACAGGCCATCGGCGTGGGAGCGGATGACGAAGTCGACGAAGCGGTCGAGACCGAACTGGCGGCCGCTGCCGTCGCGGGCCTCGGTGATGCCGTCGGTGTAGAGGAGGACGCGGTCGCCGGGTTCCAGATGCTCGGTGCAGACGGTGGGCGGGTCGAGGCCGAGATCGAGACCGACGGGCGGGGCGGGAGGGCAGCCGAGGCCGGTGACCCAGCGGCCGCCCCTGATCAGCACGGGCGCGTGGTGCCCCCGGCTGATCCAGGAGAAGTGGCCGGTGGAGGTGTCGAGCTCGGCCAAGATCGCGGTGACGAACCGAACGTCGTCGCTGAACTCCTCGACCAGCAGGCGCTCGATGCCGTCGCCGGTCTCGACCAGCCCCGCACCTTGGCGGCGGTGGTTGCGTCCGGAGGCCAGGGCCAGGTTGGCGGTCAGGCCGGCGCGGATGTCGTGACCCATGGCGTCGAACACCGCCAAGTGCACCACGTCGCCGCTGATGGCGTAGTCGAAAGCGTCGCCGCCGACCTCGTACGCGGGCTCCAGCGCGCCGTTGATCACTACGCCCTTACCGGCGAAGGTGATCGGCGGAGTGAGGTGCCACTGCATCTCCGCGTCGACCTTCATCGGACGGGTGCGGACGAGCCGGGCATAGGTGTCGCTGTGCTCGCGCTTGCTGAGGATCAGCAGCGCCACCACGGAGACCAGCGCGCGCATCGCGTCCCGGACGTCCTCGCCGGTGCCGCGGGCGTCGACGCGCAGCACACCGAGCCGTTCGGTGCCGTCGAGGATGGGAATCCACCACCGTTCGCTCGACCCGGAGCCCGAGCCCGTCAACATCCGGACCTCCTGGAACGCGCGTCCGGCCAGGGTCCCCCCGATCTGCAGCTCGGCGAGGTCGGCGGCGGTGGCGGTGCCGGCCTCCTCGGAGTGGCCGGTCAGCGGGCGCAGCACACGCTGCTGCAGGTCGGTCACATAGATCATGACCTCGTGCAGGTCCGCGTACGTTGCACACCGCCGGACCAGAACGGGGATCTGATCCATCGCCGTCTGGTGGCTGGCCTCGAGTATCTCGGTCAGCATCCGCGCCACGCCCTGTCGCGCCACCGCTCCTCCGTACACGCTCCGCGGCTACGAGCACCCGACCGCTGCGCACGCCGGAATTCGGGGTCCGCCCCACGATCGCGCGCAACCGGGCCCCTGATAGAAGGCGGCCCACGGCCCCGAGCGACACTCTTACCCCTCAGGCCGCCTTCTCAAGACGGGGGTCCCGGACCTCCAGTTCAGGTGGTGCGGTCCGAGCGGGCTGAGCCGGGCTTCCTGGACGGTGAGCTGCCTATTCAGCGTGCGGCGGTAGCCGCCGCCGATCGGGTCCAGGATGTCAAGCAGGTGGAGCGACTTGTCGATGCGGCCGTGCTCGGCGAACGCCCGCTCCAACGGGGTCGGGTTCCCTCGCGACTCGGCGACCCGGGTCATGTCCGACCACTGGGTTTGGATCTTGTTCCGGCCAAGCCGTGGCATGGAGTCGGTGCTCATGGCCCAGTCAGTGGCTCCAGCACCGTCCGGTGGTCACCGATCAGCGGCTCAGACGTCGCGCGCCGACGCGCCCTGGCCTCCTCCAGACGGGCCTTGGCCTCCTTCGAACTGCCCGACGCCCGCGCCCACAACATCGCCGCAAAGTCCTCACGAGCCCGCAACCGTGCGGTCTGCGCCGGGCACGCCACCATCGCAGGCCGCTCGGACTCCTCGTACCGCGTCAACGTGTCGACGTCCTGAGCGGCGGCCTCCGGCGAGATCGGCGA
The DNA window shown above is from Thermomonospora umbrina and carries:
- a CDS encoding S8 family serine peptidase, translated to MRHRRRLAAAASAIIMAVAPTAAAAAPAVPAAPRPNPRLQWWFDSWAIQSKVWPLTQGAGVTVAVIDSGANARLPDLRGTVLKGLDLNGTRTDGRRDVDDTGYGHGTAMAGLITAQGRGTGLFGIAPRAKILPIIERGLGDPTFVRGLRFAADRGAKVINISLAASPGNRECPPAVQQAIIYAAQKDVVVVAAAGNTGDSHNVPEYPASCPGVVGVGAIDNRGRPWEQTQRQPYVVVAAPGSGIPVVGREGKIVHTAGTSNASALASGAFALVRSRFPDMPARRVVQLVTNTTVDLGPRGRDDLTGFGAISIRRALRHKVPANAPNPVYERLDRVLRTLAPTPPARGPQTSLPARRGTGSAVPALLSPAVIATGLVTAAVTAFLVVLRRRARRPNDPWHDGPRLHPSTPPPGAEPGEHLR
- a CDS encoding S8 family serine peptidase, whose protein sequence is MKEPLFVRPSPSPAPRRPWGLVAAVLCMSLVQLPSAAAVAAPEPDVRLQWWFDSWAIERLVWPLTKGRGVTVAVIDTGVNAGLPDLRNVVVPGKDFTGSVNDARKDAHEESLGHGTAMASLIASQGTGTGFVGIAPEARILPIISDLGESRIGPAVRYAVDRGAKVINISKGSSVLHRECPPRLQQAIAYAAHKDVIVVASAGNTGVTANFAEYPASCPGVVGVGAADNRASPWKNTQRQGYVTIAAPGVDIAALGKDGRVWPRGEGTSQAAALASGGFALIRSRYPAMSARDVVRLVTNTAVDIGPPGRDDTSGFGVMSLRRALRRLPRANSPNPVYERLDRAVATPNPAPPAAPSPAEAAPRKDTSAWWPAAAAAAITAAGAVLTVTARLRRTRAPSPPPGPGPTPPPPLRPGGHHRTQRGRRPNREGARDDLPPPPSAQE
- a CDS encoding MinD/ParA family ATP-binding protein gives rise to the protein MPSDLASDTLIHRPTKRRRNRLSVTRRGRRRTPAADAEQLLTQRIGAPITDGHHRLAIVSVKGGVGKTTLAIGLGATLAAVRNDTVIAVDVSPAFGTLADRLPDASRNHSTAADLAAHHDHIHRLADVRGYTSKTDSGLEILGSDTIINNSRGKRENTYPLLMDTLLRYYPLVISDCGPGIAHRDYEDILARTDQVVVAGSLAADGARSVFRALDWLHAVGHGELARHSVVTLTAVRPDGELLMDTEVLADSIRPRCRRVVRIPHDPSLAYGAEITLDALNGETRRAFLELAAAVADHFPRRHIPQTPQ
- a CDS encoding cupin domain-containing protein; amino-acid sequence: MNGLVVSPGQGRRLVTKAQEITFKVTASQGTFASVFEVVVPPGFDVGAHVHTRQEELFYILEGQLDLCAFEPIERTPDDWRGWTSPEGDRVTRAGSGSCMFVPPGCPHAFTNPTDEPTRVLFLSYPPPDHESYFEELSRIFSHGAEVDSNAVQRLRDRYDVDQITPLRHGTPAS
- a CDS encoding type III polyketide synthase, coding for MSVPEHVVTMEDTLEFAEKIHHGKPQLPLALRLIQRTGVRKRHIVQPIEEALGHPGFEERNRLYEMESKKRCPPVITEALTNADLTVQDIDVIIYVSCTGFLMPSLTAWLINSMGFRSDTRQIPIAQLGCAAGGAAINRAHDFCMAYPGGNVLIVSCELCSLCYQPEDDDIGSLLSGGLFGDAVAAAVVRGHGGTGVRLERNASYLVPQTEDWISYAVRATGFHFRLDRRVPGTMKPLAPVLRELAADHGWDAGNLDFYIIHAGGPRILDDLAEYLNVDRTMFRHSWATLTECGNIASAVVLEALRRQFEENAIPPGATGMIAGFGPGITAEMSAGRWALDSRDPSSRPTARSQGFLEPGRVARQQVV
- a CDS encoding LacI family DNA-binding transcriptional regulator; translation: MSVEDVLTGLDGRRPAERIRQVAREVGYVPDIQAIGLRRQRTRLLGVVMARLTDYGLAAIYEGIERAAMRHGFHTMVTNSWDDPATRQAHVEMLLGRRVDAMIFGDAHVDGAFVDEFTAHGIPFVLVNRRAGDHPSVTCDDYAAGRLAAEHLFALGHRRVGVIAGLPYASNGIDRTAGFTDYFAERGHPVPSAAIVDASFDSAGGALATERLLERQPYPTGIFAVGDFAALGAVGTLRERGLYPGRDVAVVGFGDLPIAAQLTVPLTSVSSPLYEMGARSVDLLAALMRGEPAESLRLRPELRVRESSGSLLP
- a CDS encoding PP2C family protein-serine/threonine phosphatase produces the protein MARQGVARMLTEILEASHQTAMDQIPVLVRRCATYADLHEVMIYVTDLQQRVLRPLTGHSEEAGTATAADLAELQIGGTLAGRAFQEVRMLTGSGSGSSERWWIPILDGTERLGVLRVDARGTGEDVRDAMRALVSVVALLILSKREHSDTYARLVRTRPMKVDAEMQWHLTPPITFAGKGVVINGALEPAYEVGGDAFDYAISGDVVHLAVFDAMGHDIRAGLTANLALASGRNHRRQGAGLVETGDGIERLLVEEFSDDVRFVTAILAELDTSTGHFSWISRGHHAPVLIRGGRWVTGLGCPPAPPVGLDLGLDPPTVCTEHLEPGDRVLLYTDGITEARDGSGRQFGLDRFVDFVIRSHADGLSVPETLRRLIHSVLDHHGDRLQDDATVLLVEWRGDAHQQLKV
- a CDS encoding Tn3 family transposase; amino-acid sequence: MPRLGRNKIQTQWSDMTRVAESRGNPTPLERAFAEHGRIDKSLHLLDILDPIGGGYRRTLNRQLTVQEARLSPLGPHHLNWRSGTPVLRRRPEG